From a single Lolium rigidum isolate FL_2022 chromosome 7, APGP_CSIRO_Lrig_0.1, whole genome shotgun sequence genomic region:
- the LOC124673857 gene encoding uncharacterized Rho GTPase-activating protein At5g61530-like: MPLVESPQWRRKATDFFSSSSFKLKQAGQSAGDNIADVAGKVGSVVKSRWAIFQDARQRPPPPGDTVQERFISAAANTGVILRKGISETKEKVAVGKVKVEEAAKKTADKSKTILNNIERWQKGVASTDVFGVPIEATVQREQSGKAVPLILVKCADYLVISGLSNENLFKSEGDRKVLQQLVSLYNEDSGASLPDGVSPIDVAALVKCYLASIPEPLTTFALYDELRDARVSIDDLKNILKKLPNVNYMTLEFVTALLLRVSRKSALNKMDSRTLAVEFTPLIMWQQGDSGTDMRNHLRFTLKPPPKIVDTTSNTSTWDLLDEDDVDASSQIPLDDASPPDYSAIEVIQCLIEHHNPIFTDANETVWR; encoded by the exons ATGCCGCTTGTGGAATCCCCTCAGTGGCGCCGGAAGGCCACCGATTTCTTCTCCTCATCCA GCTTCAAGCTGAAGCAGGCAGGGCAGTCTGCGGGGGACAACATAGCTGATGTTGCTGGGAAGGTCGGATCCGTGGTGAAGAGCCGGTGGGCCATCTTCCAGGATGCTAGGCAGCGGCCGCCGCCACCAGGCGATACCGTGCAGGAGCGCTTCATCTCTGCTGCTGCCAACACTGGGGTGATTCTCAGGAAGGGCATTTCAGAAACTAAGGAGAAGGTTGCAGTGGGAAAGGTCAAAGTTGAAGAG GCTGCTAAAAAAACTGCGGACAAAAGCAAAACTATTTTGAACAACATTGAACGCTGGCAGAAG GGAGTTGCCAGTACCGATG TCTTTGGTGTTCCTATTGAAGCCACCGTACAACGAGAGCAATCTGGCAAAGCTGTGCCCCTGATACTGGTGAAGTGTGCAGACTACCTGGTTATATCAG GCTTGAGTAATGAGAACTTGTTCAAATCCGAAGGTGACAGAAAAGTTCTTCAGCAACTAGTTTCACTTTACAATGAGG ATTCGGGTGCATCTTTGCCTGATGGTGTAAGCCCTATTGATGTAGCTGCACTGGTCAAGTGTTACCTTGCCAGCATCCCTGAGCCGCTTACTACATTTGCTCTGTATGATGAGCTTAGGGATGCAAGAGTTAGCATTGATGATCTAAAGAACATACTGAAGAAGCTTCCAAATGTGAACTACATGACACTAGAATTTGTTACGGCATTGCTACTGAGAGTAAGCCGTAAATCAGCACTTAATAAG ATGGACTCTCGTACCCTTGCTGTGGAGTTCACGCCTTTGATCATGTGGCAGCAAGGGGATTCTGGAACAGATATGCGGAATCATCTCAGATTCACACTAAAACCACCTCCGAAAATCGTGGATACAACATCAAATACCTCTACATGGGACCTGCTAG ATGAGGATGATGTGGATGCTTCCTCGCAAATTCCCTTGGATGACGCTTCACCCCCAGACTACAGTGCCATTGAGGTCATCCAGTGCCTGATTGAGCACCACAATCCCATATTCACCGACGCAAACGAGACTGTATGGAGGTGA